AGCCAAGGCTGATGCGCCCTTCGTACCCCTGAATATTGCTGTACTGACTGTCAGCGACACCCGCACCCTGGACACCGATACCTCGGGCCAGGTCTTCGTCGACCGCCTGAGCGCCGCCGGCCACCACCTGGCCGAGCGCGTACTGCTCAAGGACGACCTCTACAAAATCCGCGCCCAGGTAGCCCACTGGATCGCCGAAGACGTGGTGCAAGTGGTGCTGATCACCGGCGGCACCGGTTTCACCGGCCGCGACAGCACCCCCGAAGCCGTGAGCTGCCTGCTGGACAAACAGGTCGATGGCTTTGGCGAACTGTTCCGCCAGATCTCCGTGGCCGATATCGGCACCTCCACCGTGCAATCGCGCGCCCTGGCCGGCCTGGCCAACGGTACGCTGGTGTGCTGTCTGCCGGGCTCCACCAATGCGGTGCGCACCGGCTGGGACGGCATCCTTGCCGAGCAACTGGATAACCGCCATCGCCCGTGCAACTTCGTGCCGCATCTGAAACAGGCCGAGCCTTGTGAATCCCGTGGGTAAGCCCGGCAAGACCGGCACTCTGATGCCGGTGGAAACCGCACTGCAGCAGCTGCTGGCGCTGGCCGAAGCCGCGCCGATCCGTGAGTCGCACGCTTTGTCGCTGGCTGAATGCGATGGTCGGGTCTTGGCGCAGGACCTGGTCTCCACCCTCGACCTGCCGCCCTGGCCCAACAGCGCCATGGACGGTTACGCACTGCGCCTGGCCGACTGGACCGGCGAGCCGCTGGTGGTGAGCCAGCGCATTTTCGCCGGCACTGCGCCTGAGCCCTTGGCGCCCGGCACCTGCGCGCGCATCTTCACCGGCGCGCCGGTGCCGGCGGGCGCCGACTGCGTCGAAATGCAGGAAAACGCTGTGCTCCACGCCGACGCGCGCGTGAGCTTTACCGAACCCCTGCATCTTCATCAGAACATTCGTCCCCAGGGCCAGGAAACCACGGTCGGCGAATGCGTGTTGTCGGCCGGTACACGCCTGGGCCCGATCGAACTGGGCCTGGCCGCCTCCCTGGGCCGTGACAGCTTGGCGGTGGTGCGCTGCGTGCGCGTGGCGGTGTTGTCCACGGGCGATGAGCTGATCGAACCCGGTTTGCCGCTGAGCCCGGGCCAGATCTACAACAGCAACCGCCGCGTGCTGTGCAGTTGGTTGGCACGCATGGGCTGCGAAGTGCTCGACGCCGGGATCCTGCCGGATGACCTCGAACAGACCCGTACACGGTTGGCGAGCCTGGGCAGCGTCGACCTGATCCTGTCCACTGGCGGCGTGTCGGTGGGCGAAGCGGATTTCCTCGGTGTCGCCCTGCGCGAAGAGGGCGAGTTGGCGCTGTGGAAGCTGGCGATCAAACCGGGCAAGCCGCTGACCGTCGGCCATTTCCGTGGTGTGCCGGTGATCGGCCTGCCGGGTAATCCGGCCTCGACCCTGGTGACCTTCGCATTGCTGGCGCGGCCTTACATCCTGCGGCGCCAAGGCGTGGCCGACGTGGAACCGTTGCGCTTGGAGGTGCCGGTGGGCTTTGAGTGGCCCAAGCCGGGCAATCGCCGCGAGTATCTGCGCGGGCGTATCGAGCAGGGCCAGGCGATCATCTACCGCAACCAAAGCTCCGGCGTGCTGCGCAGCGCGGCGTGGGCCGAGGGGTTTGTGGAAGTGGTGGAAGGGACGACGCTCAAGGTCGGCGATCGAGTCAATTTCATTCCCCTGAGTGAAGTCCTGAACTGAACACAAATCCAACTGTGGGAGGGGGCTTGCTCCCGATAGCAGGGGCTCAGCCATACATCCGTAGCTGACCCACCGCTATCGGGAGCCAGCCCCCTCCGACATTTTGGACGTGTGCGTGCCTATGGCTATTCAGTAATCGTCGCCGCGCTCCGTCACATCCCGCTCCACCGGCCCCGCATCCGGGTCATACCCTACCGGGAACTTGCCCTTTAACGTCCAGGCAAACGCGATGATCTCGGCAATCGTGCGGTACAGCTCCTCGGGAATGCTGTCGCCCAGTTCCATGC
This region of Pseudomonas asgharzadehiana genomic DNA includes:
- the moaB gene encoding molybdenum cofactor biosynthesis protein B produces the protein MKAKADAPFVPLNIAVLTVSDTRTLDTDTSGQVFVDRLSAAGHHLAERVLLKDDLYKIRAQVAHWIAEDVVQVVLITGGTGFTGRDSTPEAVSCLLDKQVDGFGELFRQISVADIGTSTVQSRALAGLANGTLVCCLPGSTNAVRTGWDGILAEQLDNRHRPCNFVPHLKQAEPCESRG
- a CDS encoding molybdopterin molybdotransferase MoeA; this encodes MNPVGKPGKTGTLMPVETALQQLLALAEAAPIRESHALSLAECDGRVLAQDLVSTLDLPPWPNSAMDGYALRLADWTGEPLVVSQRIFAGTAPEPLAPGTCARIFTGAPVPAGADCVEMQENAVLHADARVSFTEPLHLHQNIRPQGQETTVGECVLSAGTRLGPIELGLAASLGRDSLAVVRCVRVAVLSTGDELIEPGLPLSPGQIYNSNRRVLCSWLARMGCEVLDAGILPDDLEQTRTRLASLGSVDLILSTGGVSVGEADFLGVALREEGELALWKLAIKPGKPLTVGHFRGVPVIGLPGNPASTLVTFALLARPYILRRQGVADVEPLRLEVPVGFEWPKPGNRREYLRGRIEQGQAIIYRNQSSGVLRSAAWAEGFVEVVEGTTLKVGDRVNFIPLSEVLN